The following are from one region of the Theropithecus gelada isolate Dixy chromosome 6, Tgel_1.0, whole genome shotgun sequence genome:
- the GCNT4 gene encoding beta-1,3-galactosyl-O-glycosyl-glycoprotein beta-1,6-N-acetylglucosaminyltransferase 4 translates to MKIFKCYFKHTLQQKVFILFLTLWLLSLLKLLNMRRLFPQKDIYLVEYSLSTSPFVRNRYTHVKDEVRYEVNCSGIYEQEPLEIGKTLEIRRRDIIDLEDDDVVAMTSDCDIYQTLRGYAQKLVSKEEKSFPIAYSLVVHKDAIMVERLIHAIYNQHNIYCIHYDRKAPDSFKVAMNNLAKCFSNIFIASKLEAVEYAHISRLQADLNCLSDLLKSSVQWKYVINLCGQDFPLKSNFELVSELKKLNGANMLETVKPPNSKLERFTYHHELRRVPYEYVKLPVRTNVSKEAPPHNIQIFVGSAYFVLSQAFVKYIFNNSVIQDFFAWSKDTYSPDEHFWATLIRVPGIPGEISRSAQDVSDLQSKTRLVKWNYYEGFFYPGCTGSHLRSVCIYGAAELRWLIKDGHWFANKFDSKVDPVLIKCLAEKLEEQQRDWITLSSEKLFMDRNLTTTS, encoded by the coding sequence ATGAAGAtattcaaatgttattttaaacatACCCTACAGCAGAAAGTTTTCATCCTGTTTTTAACCCTATGGCTGCTCTCCTTGTTAAAGCTTCTAAACATGAGACGGCTCTTTCCGCAAAAAGACATTTACTTGGTTGAGTACTCCCTAAGCACCTCGCCTTTTGTAAGAAACAGATACACTCATGTTAAGGATGAAGTCAGGTATGAAGTTAACTGTTCGGGTATCTATGAACAGGAGCCTTTGGAAATTGGCAAGACTCTGGAAATAAGAAGAAGGGACATCATTGACTTGGAGGATGATGATGTTGTGGCAATGACTAGTGATTGTGACATTTATCAGACTCTAAGAGGTTATGCTCAAAAGCTTGtttcaaaggaagagaaaagcttCCCAATAGCCTATTCTTTGGTTGTCCACAAAGATGCGATTATGGTTGAAAGGCTTATCCATGCTATATACAACCAGCACAATATTTACTGCATCCATTATGATCGTAAGGCACCTGATTCCTTCAAAGTTGCCATGAACAATTTAGCTAAGTGCTTCTCCAATATTTTCATTGCTTCCAAATTAGAGGCTGTGGAATATGCCCACATTTCCAGACTCCAAGCTGATTTAAATTGCTTGTCGGACCTTCTGAAGTCTTCAGTCCAGTGGAAATATGTTATCAACCTGTGTGGGCAAGATTTTCCCCTGAAGTCAAATTTTGAATTAGTGTCAGAGTTGAAAAAACTCAATGGAGCAAATATGCTGGAGACAGTGAAACCCCCGAACAGTAAATTGGAAAGATTCACTTACCATCATGAACTCAGACGGGTACCTTATGAGTATGTGAAGCTACCAGTAAGGACAAACGTCTCCAAGGAAGCACCGCCCCATAACATTCAGATATTTGTTGGCAgtgcttattttgttttaagtcaagcatttgttaaatatattttcaacaacTCCGTCATTCAAGACTTTTTTGCCTGGTCTAAAGACACATACTCTCCTGATGAGCACTTTTGGGCTACCTTGATTCGGGTTCCAGGAATACCTGGGGAGATTTCCAGATCAGCCCAGGATGTGTCTGATCTGCAGAGTAAGACCCGCCTTGTCAAGTGGAATTACTACGAAGGCTTTTTCTATCCCGGTTGTACTGGATCTCACCTTCGAAGCGTGTGTATTTATGGAGCTGCAGAATTAAGGTGGCTTATCAAAGATGGACATTGGTTTGCTAATAAATTTGATTCTAAAGTGGACCCTGTCTTGATTAAATGCTTGGCAGAAAAGCTTGAAGAACAACAGAGAGACTGGATCACTTTGTCCTCAGAAAAGTTATTTATGGATAGAAATCTCACAACCACATCATGA